In one window of Anser cygnoides isolate HZ-2024a breed goose chromosome 3, Taihu_goose_T2T_genome, whole genome shotgun sequence DNA:
- the TAF1A gene encoding TATA box-binding protein-associated factor RNA polymerase I subunit A isoform X2, with protein sequence MDGFVADAGSALLPSLHLPCLPQHFYRAASSREHKLSFKKSKEVCLSYVQDAILQKQWKRAAEFLTFYIESLEKDYSIEYMGPSEIIWRIGTEILCNHSHSSIGEFNSFIEQMKTLGVKRYLKVCLEHAFHLLCNGLIDEAYQNLSLAESWRFGEQTTAQDKEMKLVQAYRGLLDYYSWSKQKNILLEYEQDGLEDSSVEREMHSCFRKAAMGLKEIIKIPGVWDLFVKSYVDLLEFYGDHQEAREVLSEYAYNSKFPANPNAHVYFYQFLKRHGASKKSLVSALKILHDIVPSHELMIDFNIMLQKSKKRKKRRLGLEVIFAALDYAGSKENVKAWSCLARQVKQIVISEKHLDWIKEEWNSRKDWWPAFHFSRYLAKRNWQENESLTYEKALVAGVLLGKDCKYFKYVSHQGCKAQVKRFRTLKKFVNRHSPVYLRISGL encoded by the exons cATCTTCCCGTGAACACAAATTAAGCTTCAAGAAGAGCAAGGAAGTGTGTTTAAGTTACGTTCAGGATGCCATACTACAGAAGCAGTGGAAAAGAGCTGCAGAGTTTCTGACCTTCTACATTGAGTCACTAGAGAAAGACTATTCTATAGAATACATGGGTCCGTCAGAG ATTATTTGGAGAATAGGAACAGAAATTTTGTGCAACCATTCACATAGCAGCATAGGAGAGTTCAACTCTTTCATAGAACAGATGAAAACTTTAGGAGTAAAAAGGTATTTGAAG GTTTGTTTAGAGCATGCCTTCCATCTCCTTTGTAACGGACTAATAGATGAAGCCTACCAAAACCTGTCCCTGGCAGAAAGCTGGAGGTTTGGAGAACAAACAACTGCTCAGGATAAAGAGATGAAACTGGTTCAGGCTTACAGGGGACTACTGGACTACTATAGCTGGTCTAAGCAGAAGAATATCCTCTTAGAGTATG AGCAGGATGGACTTGAAGACTCGTCTGTTGAACGGGAAATGCACAGTTGCTTTCGGAAGGCGGCAATGGGCTTAAAGGAGATCATTAAAATACCTGGAGTCTGGGATCTCTTTGTGAAATCCTACGTGGAT TTGTTGGAGTTCTATGGAGACCACCAGGAAGCTCGCGAAGTATTAAGTGAATATGCCTACAACTCAAAGTTTCCGGCTAATCCCAACGCTCATGTTTACTTCTATCAGTTCCTAAAGAGACATGGTGCATCAAAGAAATCTCTCGTATCTGCACTCAag ATCTTGCATGATATTGTTCCCTCCCATGAACTAATGATAGACTTCAATATCATGCTCCAAAAATCAA AGAAACGAAAAAAACGTCGACTGGGGCTAGAAGTAATTTTTGCAGCCTTGGATTATGCTGGCTCGAAGGAAAACGTAAAAGCATGGAGTTGTTTGGCAAGACAGGTGAAACAAATTGTAAT TTCTGAGAAGCATCTTGACTGGATCAAGGAAGAGTGGAACTCCAGAAAGGACTGGTGGCCTGCCTTCCATTTTAGCCGCTACTTAGCTAAAAGGAATtggcaggaaaatgaaagcCTTACGTATGAAAAAGCTCTGGTGGCTGGAGTCTTACTAGGAAAAG ATTGTAAGTACTTTAAATACGTATCACACCAAGGCTGCAAAGCTCAGGTGAAAAGATTTCGGACACTGAAGAAATTTGTGAATAGGCACAGTCCCGTCTACCTGAGAATATCTGGTCTTTGA